One genomic region from Phocoena sinus isolate mPhoSin1 chromosome 21, mPhoSin1.pri, whole genome shotgun sequence encodes:
- the CCDC110 gene encoding coiled-coil domain-containing protein 110: protein MADFRARAGKIQDKPETSDCVKQIKKCSSNEGDVSKGAPRELDAWWGAPPPPAPAPSRLECGSPRRAAHLRLPQEESTACVPAPALLPASEQHGPPPRRGPSAPSRGRSTLPRPESPRLASFLPAKPKAAYCSVTEKHTDEEEGVDCVLLSAPKILNSSEGVKENGGSETEYGCITESENQIQPHSALKALQHQLESFQALRIQTLQNVSMVQSEISEILNKSIIEVENPQFSSEKNLVFSTRHEKALPVENQEETLSMEKIQPFEDPRTLHSVEEIFSSDSVNRLSQGINIPCQIHFKDILTSTDNSASENSDLKNYNNLYNFLPNVPQNGMSQADMVILDKSRVTVPYLKHGFCENLDDICHSIKQMKEELQKSHDKELALTNELQTLKAVPRNGNYDLPPTHKEKINFIKEENIESNLNEDIKSKRILELEALVNKLLPPRETVSKFHANFRRKCKKLSKSEIHRGEKNEKNNKEIPITDKNTADLKLHSTLPKHTLAFFDPTKYAMKDKERQRFAAKQGSIIFESEKTSNVNSVTEQCVAKIQYLQNYLKESMQIQKKVLKLENENLTLKAKIKLLVFTTQSLIQKIEMYEKQLKTLAEEKNTIQPKLIKTEEDGKECVKEVKEIISNYNVLQGQNKTLEEKNSQLSLEKQQIIETLEQLKSKEHKTQSDMAFVNNENKLLITEMESMKTNILLIQEEKEILEEKTYQLLKEKGSLENERKENQLEIMQLKEKERLAKTEQETLLQIIETVKNEKLNLETTLQESTAAREMMEREIEDIQTYQSTAKENFLQEIKNAKSEASIYKNSLSEMGNKCEMLSKMLMGIKTDNQILKEELKKHSQESIKFENSISRLEEDKILLENYVRSIENERDTLEFEMRNLQKEYLNLSEKIYNHIDLSKMGYISRREKFHFDIYDIYEDTSSPRSRPLAPDLKGMYIMVD from the exons atggctgatttcaggGCTAGGGCAGGGAAAATACAGGATAAGCCTGAAACATCTGACTGTGTCAAGCAAATTAAAAAGTGCTCTAGTAATGAAGGAGATGTGTCAAAA GGGGCTCCCCGGGAATTGGACGCGTGGTGGGGAGCgccgcctccccccgccccggctCCTTCCCGTCTGGAGTGCGGATCTCCTAGACGAGCCGCACACCTCCGCCTTCCCCAGGAGGAAAGCACCGCCTGCGTCCCCGCGCCTGCCCTGCTTCCAGCCTCGGAGCAGCACGGCCCGCCGCCGCGGCGTGGCCCCAGCGCGCCTTCCCGTGGCCGCTCTACGCTCCCGCGTCCCGAATCCCCACGCCTCGCCTCCTTTCTCCCAGCAAAACCAAAAGCCGCGTACTGTTCTGTTACAGAAAAGCATACTGACGAAGAGGAGGGGGTTGACTGCGTTCTCCTTTCAGCACCCAAGATCCTAAATTCCTCTGAGGGGGTAAAGGAAAATGGTGGCAGTGAAACAG aataCGGCTGCATAACAGAATCAGAAAATCAAATCCAACCACACTCAGCACTGAAA GCCCTTCAGCATCAGCTGGAATCATTTCAGGCTCTGCGAATACAGACTTTGCAGAATGTTAGCATG gtGCAGTCTGAAATCAGTGAAATATTGAACAAAAGTATTATTGAAGTAGAAAACCCACAATTTAGCTCAGAAAAAAATCTAGTATTCAGCACACGCCATGAAAAAGCTTTG CCTGTAGAGAATCAAGAAGAAACCCTTTCTATGGAGAAAATTCAGCCTTTTGAGGATCCTAGGACTCTTCATTCCGTAGAAGAAATATTCAGTAGTGACAGTGTTAACAGGCTCTCTCAAGGTATAAATATCCCATGCCAGATACATTTCAAGGACATATTAACTTCAACAGATAATTCAGCTTCAGAAAATTCTGACTTGAAGAATTACAATAACCTTTATAATTTCCTACCTAATGTACCTCAAAACGGGATGTCTCAAGCTGATATGGTAATTCTGGATAAGTCCAGAGTTACTGTGCCTTACCTCAAGCATGGATTTTGTGAAAATTTAGATGATATCTGCCATTCTATCAAACAAATGAAGGAAGAGCTTCAAAAGTCACATGACAAGGAACTGGCACTTACAAATGAACTGCAAACTTTAAAAGCTGTTCCAAGGAATGGTAACTATGACCTGCCCCCCactcacaaggaaaaaattaactttattaaggaagaaaatattgaaagtaacttaaatgaagatataaaatCAAAGAGAATTTTGGAATTAGAGGCACTAGTAAACAAATTACTCCCACCTAGGGAAACAGTGTCAAAATTCCATGCGAATTTTCGTAGGAAATGTAAAAAACTATCTAAGAGTGAAATACACAGGggggaaaagaatgagaaaaataataaagaaattccTATCACTGACAAGAATACTGCAGATTTAAAACTCCACTCCACACTTCCAAAACATACACTGGCATTCTTTGACCCAACAAAATATgcaatgaaagacaaagaaagacaacgATTTGCAGCAAAACAAGGATCAATAATATTTGAAAGTGAGAAGACATCCAACGTCAATTCTGTTACTGAACAGTGTGTAGCAAAAATTCAGTACTTACAGAATTACCTGAAAGAATCTATGCAGATACAGAAAAAAGTACTGAAACTAGAGAATGAAAACCTAACCCTTAAAGCGAAAATTAAACTTCTTGTCTTTACCACACAATCTCTGATACAGAAAATTGAAATGTATGAAAAACAACTTAAGACATTGGCTGAAGAAAAGAACACTATTCAGCCCAAGTTAATTAAAACAGAAGAAGATGGCAAAGAATGTgttaaagaagtgaaagaaataattagtaaCTATAATGTTCTCCAAGGACAAAATAAAAccctagaggaaaaaaatagtcaACTTTCTTTGGAGAAGCAACAAATAATAGAAACATTAGAACAACTAAAAAGTAAGGAACACAAAACTCAAAGTGACATGGCCTTTgtcaataatgaaaataaactattgatcacagaaatggaatcaatgaaaacaaatattctgTTGatacaagaggaaaaagaaatattagaggAAAAAACATACCAGCTTCTAAAGGAAAAAGGCTCACTTGAAAATGAACGAAAAGAAAACCAGCTAGAGATAATGCagctaaaagagaaagaaagattggCAAAAACTGAACAAGAGACACTTCTTCAAATAATAGAaacagttaaaaatgaaaagcttaATCTTGAAACAACCTTACAAGAATCTACTGCTGCGAGAGAAATGatggaaagagaaattgaggataTTCAAACATACCAATCTACCGCCAAAGAGAATTTTctgcaagaaataaaaaatgcaaaatcagAAGCAAGTATTTATAAGAATAGTTTGTCAGAAATGGGCAACAAATGTGAGATGTTATCAAAAATGTTAATGGGAATTAAAACTGATAATCAGATTctaaaagaagaactaaaaaaacaTAGTCAAGAaagtataaaatttgaaaacagcaTCAGTAGACTTGAGGAAGACAAAATACTTTTAGAAAATTATGTAAGAAGTATAGAGAATGAAAGGGATACCTTGGAATTTGAGATGCGGAATCttcaaaaagaatatttaaatctaAGTGAAAAAATCTATAATCATATTGACCTATCAAAAATGGGTTACAtttcaagaagagagaaattccATTTTGACATCTATGATATTTATGAAGACACCTCTAGTCCTAGGAGTAGGCCTTTAGCCCCTGATTTGAAAGGTATGTATATCATGGTGGATTAG